From Anopheles arabiensis isolate DONGOLA chromosome 3, AaraD3, whole genome shotgun sequence, a single genomic window includes:
- the LOC120901998 gene encoding uncharacterized protein LOC120901998 produces MKTSRKVTLLPRQGTTGSSEQFDSDRRLPKKSDPRTHHIEERLVGAFNFIFNLRSHVSGGVFVSCEAFASSSMSPSAGPLCISEHLRWKNNDALSTHRSSIFTSLFGM; encoded by the exons ATGAAAACCTCGCGTAAGGTGACACTATTACCACGGCAGGGAACCACGGGATCTTCGGAGCAATTTGACTCCGACCGACGACTGCCAAAGAAGTCCGACCCGAGAACCCATCACATAGAAGAACG gCTCGTTGGTGCTTTCAACTTCATCTTCAACCTCCGGAGTCATGTCTCCGGAGGTGTCTTCGTGAGCTGCGAGGCTTTTGCTTCTTCGTCGATGTCTCCCTCCGCTGGACCTCTTTGCATTTCCGAACATTTGCGTTGGAAAAACAATGACGCCCTCTCGACGCATCGCTCTTCCATCTTTACCTCGCTGTTCGGGATGTAA